The DNA window ATGGAAGAATGGCAACCGGGGTTGTCAAAGATAACATGATAAATTAGAAAAAGGCAGCGAAATATTGACGGATGGCTATAAGCGGTAGCGCTTGCCGGCATGTTTTACTTCAAAGTCCTGCATTTCCTTTTGCAGATCACGTTTGCGGCGTAAGTAGGTTTTGAGGTCTATTTGAGGTCTTTCCGTTTCCAGGACGGAGAGGGCTTTGTGCAGCGCCATCCAGGAACTTCTGAGCCGAAAGGTTTCTGTTTCCCGGAAAGCAAGTACACCAGGGGATTCCCGGATAATGTTCAGTGAGTATCCTTGTCGTGTCCACTCGGTAAAATCGTCATTCAGTACCTCCATACAATCGGGGTCCAGCGCGCCATAGCCGGTGGTGTATACAGTGGCCTGTGTGGAAGAAGTGTCCAGAAAGATGCCCTGTCCGCCGCTGTCATCTCCGATGCTGATATAGGAAGGAAGATACTGTTGTACTGCATAGGTCTGGTTTCTTTCTATGAGATCGTCAGTACCGTATAGTGTTACCAGATCTGTTACCAGCAAGCTTTCAGAGCTTTGTTGTGTTTCCAGGAAACGGATATAAGCACCCGGCAGGGTAATGCCGAGTGCTGTTTCAATATGTTTAAGCTGCTTATCCATTACTTTTCAGGTGGGTGAGCCACTGTTGTGCAAACTCATTGCCGGGTTCCAGTTGCAGCACTTTCTCAAAGGAAGCGATGGCCTGGGGCATATCTTCCATATGATAAAAGAGGATGGCGCGGTTGAGATGTACGAAAGTATTGTCGGGCGCTATGGCCATGGCTTTATCGTAGCAGGCCAGTGCTTCCGGATAACTTTGTTGCAGCAGGTAAAGGGAACCTTTGTTGACCAGCATTCCCGGCTCATTGGGAGCCAGCTCTATTCCTTTCTGCGCATATTCCAGTCCCATTCTCAGTCGGCCTTCCACGCTCCGCTGGATATCGTCATTGTAACCGTTGTCTTCCATGAAGGTAATGCTGTGGTTGATACTTTCCAGCAGGGTCCTTACCTCATTATCGTACCAGGCGGCACTTTTATCTACCTGCTGAGTGAAGGGAACCGCTTCCAGGTCGATGTCAGCATCCAGCTCAGCAGTGGATTTCATTTTGTCCTTAGCAGGCGCATACCACCACTCGCAGAACTTGCCCAGTTCACCTCCTTCCGGCAGTTCGTCTGCAGGAGGAAGTCCTTCTTCAAAGATGGCATCATTGGTCACTACGAGCTCCAGTATCGTTTCCAGTGCTTTATAGTCAATGGGTTCTTCTTCCTGTTCGGCAGCCATCACCATGAAGGGCAATAGGAGATACCAGCTGTTGAGCAGGTCTTTGTTTTGTTGTTGTGCTGCGGCTTTAGCAATGCAGAGCGCAAGGGAGAAGACGTCCTTTTTTTCAGGTGCCACTGCATCGGCTCCCTGCAGGGTACCATTGGCTACCATGGCCTCCCATAAAGAAGAGCCTGCATCGCAGTACAGGATATAAGTCTGTTGCTGATGATCATAGTTGGCATATCCGGCTACCGGGTTGTTTTCTTCATCCCATTCTGCTTCGGGTTGTGTATAGATGAAGCTGAACTTCTGTGTGGCTGCCAGCGTATCAAAAAAAGCTTGATGCTGTGTATAGGCAGGGTGTGCTGTTATCGGGAAAGTATATACGAAATGGTGCTGAATCAGCAGGTCCATTACCCGGAAATGGGTAAAGCCGGTATCAAACTGTGATTGCAGATCATACAGGTTGTAAAAAAGGCTTCTGCGGTCCAGTGAATCATCCTGGCTTTCGTGCAGGCAATAAACGGACAACTCCACCAGGGATTCTATTTCATGCATCGACATATAACTGCGCTTTAATTTAAAGTGCGAAAATACGGGATATTGTTTATTGGGATGTATTTGTGGAAAATGGAATATAGGACATCTGATATAAAATGATTACCTATGAATAATGTGGTTCTTCCTATTGCCAAATTATGCTTTGTGCTGAGTAGTCTGATGATAGTTCACAACAATGGTTATGAACTATATTTATATGACCTGGAAAGATTATGGTTGTCGGCTTTAGTGAATGGGAAACTACAGGTGGAATGGTGGATAAATGCTGACATGGGCTTTTTAATCCTGGCACAGCTGTCTTTACTGTTAAGTATTTTTATCCGTGTACGCTCTCTTTGGATAATAGGGCTTGCCAGCGGAATAGTATTGTGTTTATCACTGATTAGCGTGACTGGTAGTTTTATGCTGAATCAATGGTGGATGGCACTGGCCATTGTATATGGTGTACTGCTGGCGGTTATGTTTCCCCGGGCCGGAGCCCGGGGATGACTGCTCTATTTCAGCAATACATTCTTCACATAATTATAACTCTTCGTAATACTTTCAAACGGATCAATAGTGATTTTATCCTGTTCTACGAAGATGTGCTGTACGCCGGCTTCGCGGGCTTTGGCGAATATCTGACGGAAGTTGATACTGCCGGTGCCTACTTCGGCGAAGCTAACGCCGGACAATAACTGCATGGATGTTTTATTTTCATTGCCGGGGGCTGTGAGGCTGGCAGTGTTCTTTTTATCCATGTCTTTCACATGCCAGGCCACAAATCTGCCGGGGGCCTTTGCAAACAGTTTCAGTGGATCTACTCCTGATTTAACGGCCCAGAAAAGATCCAGTTCAAACGATACCAGCGATGGGTCGGTGTTTTTGAGCATCACCTCATAACCGGTGGTATTGCTGCCAGCCAGTTTTTTAAACTCCCAGTGATGATTATGATAGCCGATTTGCAGGTTATGTTTTTTG is part of the Chitinophaga flava genome and encodes:
- a CDS encoding tetratricopeptide repeat protein — encoded protein: MSMHEIESLVELSVYCLHESQDDSLDRRSLFYNLYDLQSQFDTGFTHFRVMDLLIQHHFVYTFPITAHPAYTQHQAFFDTLAATQKFSFIYTQPEAEWDEENNPVAGYANYDHQQQTYILYCDAGSSLWEAMVANGTLQGADAVAPEKKDVFSLALCIAKAAAQQQNKDLLNSWYLLLPFMVMAAEQEEEPIDYKALETILELVVTNDAIFEEGLPPADELPEGGELGKFCEWWYAPAKDKMKSTAELDADIDLEAVPFTQQVDKSAAWYDNEVRTLLESINHSITFMEDNGYNDDIQRSVEGRLRMGLEYAQKGIELAPNEPGMLVNKGSLYLLQQSYPEALACYDKAMAIAPDNTFVHLNRAILFYHMEDMPQAIASFEKVLQLEPGNEFAQQWLTHLKSNG
- a CDS encoding SMI1/KNR4 family protein produces the protein MDKQLKHIETALGITLPGAYIRFLETQQSSESLLVTDLVTLYGTDDLIERNQTYAVQQYLPSYISIGDDSGGQGIFLDTSSTQATVYTTGYGALDPDCMEVLNDDFTEWTRQGYSLNIIRESPGVLAFRETETFRLRSSWMALHKALSVLETERPQIDLKTYLRRKRDLQKEMQDFEVKHAGKRYRL